The Plectropomus leopardus isolate mb chromosome 2, YSFRI_Pleo_2.0, whole genome shotgun sequence genome has a window encoding:
- the LOC121956153 gene encoding uncharacterized protein LOC121956153 yields the protein MTRQSSPAQVKVTCFYLNVSQSPESDMSSIIIRTSLPPTLTVYPAVINDTDSVTLNCQTPSTVSVSQCYFYTLSGKAARELPCLKTLTATELLKTAHLSSPAEVQLTCFYNVMVGGFYYPSPHSGTSSITIHSHKPKMSGEYFPGDSVVFICIPPGFANENTRCNLYFGEATHPELTRKTMKKMNSKNQWFCHFTLKMNELLRSLRTVQQSDASCDYSLGSDPNSLSPRSDRYSLTDIVEKEPHVTPAMPTLMMTTDLTVSSPRAFTTGPPVTLGWTVTTPHSTGSFSTSVKNIY from the exons ATGACACGTCAGAGTTCACCTGCTCAGGTCAAAGTGACATGTTTTTACCTTAACGTGTCTCAATCTCCTGAAAGTGACATGTCCTCCATCATCATTCGAA CATCTCTTCCACCTACACTGACAGTGTATCCGGCGGTGATCAACGACACAGACTCAGTCACTCTGAACTGTCAGACTCCATCaactgtttctgtgtctcagtGTTATTTCTACACTTTGAGTGGAAAAGCTGCCAGAGAGCTACCATGTCTGAAGACACTGACAGCGACTGAGCTGCTGAAGACGGCACATCTGAGTTCACCTGCTGAGGTTCAATTGACGTGTTTTTACAACGTAATGGTTGGAGGGTTTTATTATCCATCTCCACACAGTGGCACATCCTCCATCACCATACACA gtcataaaccaaagATGAGTGGAGAATATTTTCCTGGTGACTCTGTTGTCTTCATTTGCATTCCGCCTGGATTTGCGAATGAAAACACTAGATGTAACCTGTACTTTGGAGAAGCAACTCATCCAGAGctaacaagaaaaacaatgaagaaaatgaaCTCCAAAAATCAATGGTTCTGCCACTTTActcttaaaatgaatgaattgcTGAGAAGTCTTCGTACAGTTCAACAAAGTGATGCCAGCTGTGATTACAGTTTGGGAAGTGACCCCAACTCTTTGTCCCCTCGCAGTGATCGATACAGTCTGACTG ATATTGTGGAAAAAGAGCCACACGTGACGCCAGCTATGCCAACACTAATGATGACCACAG atcTGACTGTTAGCAGCCCTCGTGCTTTCACTACTGGACCTCCCGTGACATTAG GGTGGACTGTTACAACACCACACAGCACTGGTAGTTTTTCTActtcagtaaaaaatatatactga